A genomic segment from Halobacteriovorax sp. DA5 encodes:
- a CDS encoding BspA family leucine-rich repeat surface protein, producing MRNNSRLFKFSFIASAIFLVYYFSFSFNENQSVKSKEEVNQEVTNNSKLSLKNEQKNQSYPFKDISQSSQDEFKKEQDRNVASTLVAEQYNEEENIGYYSIGQKQGGYSSALSSDPVKKVSSLDERFFETPPQDFDSPSFAPSNKNKEEKELGIKVTSVFNPSEDSVADNSEESSSNSSGSSNTFIGRVNLTLSTNSISNLNISGGASPGPSETLTLKNSGTVKSAALMAPVIVGADAEHIEVINDNCEGVVLAPNDTCTFDIRPVASNNGSYSVSMYTSDSKESSDIATVSGTLSGFVPPVVDVIADQGPIAEGSPIATIDAGDGGDDFDSGGEPLTYTCTYDMIADGNVNSGIDCTTIAGVSLNPSSGVIDWTPNYFQSGSYEFMVVASDGNLVDDEIFVINVANNNRAPVIDSIANLTVNENSAMTTIDVADGGDDLDIDLEAITYSCEFDTVVDGSVSGTSCSTLSGFNLDPATGIVNWTPSFIQAGGYEFKIIASDGSLSDEEIFTVTVNNVNRAPVLDPISNIIVAENSAIATVNAGDGGDDFDIDLETITYSCSFDTTIDGSVTGADCSTLTGISFDINSGEFDWTPSYSQSGDYEFKITGADGGLSDDEIFSIVVNDVNVAPVLDAISDIIVSENNAITTVDAGDGGDDLDFDLNTISYSCSFDTTIDGSVIGADCSTLTGVSFNSVNGELDWTPDFDQEGTYEFKITGGDGSLSDDEIFVVTVTNTNRAPVLDAIADFSVTENSAITTVDAGDGGDDSDIDLDTISYTCFYDTTVDGSVGSTSCLSLSGVSFNTTTGELDWTTDFTQSGLYEFRINGSDASLSDDEIFVITVNNVNQAPVLDAISDFSIAENASITTVNANDSGDDLDGDFEAITYSCLYDTVIDGVVSIGSNCTTLTGVSLNTATGELDWTPDYDQSGNYEFRIIGSDGTLDDDEIFVINVTNTNRAPVLDPIGDQTVAENSSLSTINAADGADDLDVDLDTITYNCEYDSVIDGAVTSGTDCSLLPGASFVIATGVLNWTPNFSQAGTYEFKIVGSDGSLSDDEIFSITVNNVNRAPVLDSISDASVNENSALTTINAADGADDLDIDLDTITYSCTFDTTVDGSVAGANCSTLSGVTFNTSTGELDWTPNYSQAGSYEFQVNGSDGSLSDNEIFVVTVNNVNQPPVLDSISNQSVAENSVMTPINAGDGGDDLDNDNDAISYTCIYDTVVNGSVSGANCASLTGASFNGTTGVLNWTPNYDQSGSYEFQITGSDGSLSDSEIFSVTVTNTNRAPVLDSIADIVVSENSAMSSVNAADGGDDLDADLDSISYSCTYDTVVDGAVASATSCTSLSGVSFSATTGVMDWTPDYTQSGNYEFKIVASDGSLSDDEIFSVTVNNVNAPPVLDAIADQNSAIENTPITTVNASDGGDDLDLDGQALTYSCTYDINIDGSVSGSSCTSLTGVSFNISTGVMDWTPDLTQDGEYEFMITATDGSLTDNEIFAIVVADLPGPSYNETFASTGVTTWSQSATDDGNWSVDPDTTPSSGTGPSSPTDGTYYAFIESSSNYNNTHVIESPVFNTVTDKYVIEFDWHMYGAAMGELNLEYSLDGGSTWEPSILWGQSGDQGNSWFSESINLCESFPGSTTTMVRFRGVTGSTYTSDMALDNIRLTAGHPCDIPPVISSVADQNSLISTATTPIPFTIGDADSTITCSGSVTGSSSNTALLSNANIVIGGTAPNCTVTLTPNAGVKDTSVVTLALTDGNSTVYEIFNYQTVEQFDISPEVLSSLDIEPGEIGDESILTVTNNGTISTGTIQSPVITGDTSNFEVVVDNCTGISLGAGASCTISVRGVETAATTYTGSLTVSDGTYTTPTVSLSGKQINPFKTTWRTTAVNEVVTLPLVATYNYNFTVDWGDGTPVQTITSDTDANKAHTYASAGDYQVKIVGTFEGMDFLNGAYTNQHQLISVESLGEVGWVSLSRAFYNCNQLTTFVAGTASTGITSLEYTFMNNTSLTSVDMTGLDTSSVVTMSYMFNGATALTTLDLSGFNTSNVDSMTQVFSNMGSLTSLNISNFDTSNVLSFISMFQGVTNLTSLDLSHFDTSSALYMTAMFKDMRNLTSLNISNFNTASVTNMKEMFKYVQSLTTLNLSNFNTGNVTNMEGMFFHVDSLTTLDLSSFDTSKVTNMRDMFYWNTNMLSMNLSSFNTANVTTMERMFASNTLLSSLNVSNFDTTKVTTMKSMFSGLDTLTTLDLSSFNTANVTDMSYMFSSGISLTSLNISSFNTSKVRYMQYLFSNLNSLPSLSVAHFDTAIVENMDRMFSGMSTITTLDLSMLDTSNVTNMTATFSNMTALTSLNLTGFETNSVTRMERMFDGTSSLATLDLTSFDTSLVTTMTYMFSGMDSLTSLDISTFDTSSVTNFAYMFRDTILSVIDLTHFNTSSATSFVGMFYFANGVSSINMAGLNTSSVTSMTWMFRYADVLAVDATGWDLTSVASSTDMWTSSNAFLVLTCDQGGSPGTGDIFGEPCN from the coding sequence TTGAGGAATAATTCAAGATTATTCAAATTCTCATTTATCGCATCGGCTATTTTCTTAGTTTATTATTTCTCATTTTCATTCAACGAAAATCAATCTGTAAAATCTAAAGAAGAAGTTAATCAAGAAGTAACAAATAACTCAAAGCTTTCCTTAAAGAACGAGCAAAAAAATCAAAGCTATCCATTCAAGGATATCTCTCAATCTTCACAGGATGAATTCAAGAAAGAGCAAGATCGTAATGTGGCCAGTACATTAGTGGCCGAGCAGTATAACGAAGAGGAAAATATCGGATACTATTCGATTGGACAAAAGCAGGGCGGCTATAGTTCTGCATTAAGTAGTGATCCTGTAAAAAAAGTCTCTTCATTGGATGAACGTTTTTTTGAAACTCCGCCGCAAGATTTTGATTCGCCAAGTTTTGCTCCAAGTAATAAAAATAAAGAAGAGAAAGAACTTGGGATTAAAGTGACAAGTGTCTTCAATCCTTCTGAAGATTCTGTAGCAGACAATAGTGAAGAAAGTTCAAGTAATTCTTCTGGAAGCTCAAATACTTTTATCGGAAGAGTGAATCTAACTCTTTCAACGAACTCTATTAGTAACTTAAATATTTCAGGAGGAGCTTCTCCTGGACCTAGTGAAACGCTAACGTTAAAAAATTCAGGAACTGTTAAGAGTGCTGCGCTGATGGCACCAGTTATCGTTGGTGCGGATGCTGAGCATATTGAAGTTATCAATGATAATTGTGAGGGAGTTGTCTTAGCTCCTAATGATACATGTACTTTCGATATAAGGCCTGTTGCCTCAAATAATGGAAGTTATAGTGTTTCAATGTATACAAGTGACTCTAAGGAGAGTTCTGATATTGCCACAGTAAGTGGTACGCTTTCAGGCTTTGTTCCTCCTGTTGTTGATGTTATTGCTGATCAAGGGCCAATTGCGGAAGGAAGTCCAATTGCAACTATTGATGCCGGTGATGGTGGAGACGATTTTGATAGTGGAGGTGAGCCTCTTACTTATACATGTACTTATGACATGATTGCTGACGGAAATGTGAATTCGGGAATTGATTGTACTACGATAGCCGGAGTTTCATTAAATCCTTCTTCTGGTGTTATCGATTGGACGCCAAATTACTTTCAAAGTGGAAGTTACGAGTTTATGGTTGTCGCCTCAGATGGAAACCTTGTAGATGATGAGATTTTCGTTATAAATGTTGCCAATAATAATCGTGCACCTGTCATTGATAGTATTGCAAACCTAACTGTAAATGAAAATTCGGCAATGACAACTATTGACGTAGCTGATGGTGGGGATGATCTTGATATTGATCTTGAGGCCATCACTTATTCGTGTGAATTTGATACTGTTGTGGATGGAAGTGTTTCAGGGACAAGTTGTTCAACACTTTCTGGGTTTAATCTCGATCCAGCGACTGGAATTGTTAACTGGACGCCTAGTTTTATCCAGGCCGGTGGTTATGAATTTAAGATCATTGCGAGTGATGGAAGTCTTAGTGATGAAGAGATATTTACAGTCACTGTTAACAATGTGAATCGTGCACCAGTATTGGATCCTATCTCAAATATCATAGTTGCTGAAAATAGTGCCATAGCAACAGTTAATGCTGGTGATGGTGGTGATGATTTTGATATTGATCTCGAAACAATTACTTATTCTTGTTCATTTGATACTACAATTGATGGGAGTGTTACTGGAGCTGACTGTTCAACATTAACAGGGATTTCGTTTGATATTAACTCTGGAGAGTTTGACTGGACACCAAGTTACTCTCAATCAGGTGATTATGAATTTAAGATTACGGGAGCAGATGGTGGCCTTAGTGACGATGAAATCTTTTCGATTGTTGTAAATGATGTAAATGTTGCTCCAGTATTAGATGCTATTTCAGACATTATCGTAAGTGAAAATAATGCTATCACAACTGTTGATGCGGGAGATGGTGGGGACGATCTCGATTTTGATTTAAATACGATTTCTTATTCGTGTTCATTTGATACTACAATTGATGGAAGTGTTATTGGAGCTGACTGTTCAACGTTAACAGGAGTATCGTTTAATTCTGTTAATGGTGAATTAGATTGGACTCCTGATTTTGATCAAGAAGGAACTTACGAATTTAAGATCACGGGAGGTGATGGCAGCTTAAGTGATGATGAAATCTTTGTGGTTACTGTTACAAATACTAATCGTGCTCCTGTGCTTGATGCTATTGCCGATTTTAGTGTCACTGAAAACTCTGCCATAACTACAGTTGATGCAGGTGATGGAGGCGATGATAGTGATATTGATTTAGATACAATTTCATACACTTGCTTTTATGATACAACAGTTGATGGTAGTGTTGGTTCAACTAGTTGTCTAAGTCTTTCAGGAGTATCATTTAATACGACAACAGGAGAGCTTGATTGGACGACTGATTTTACTCAGAGTGGATTATATGAGTTTAGAATCAATGGTAGCGACGCAAGTTTAAGTGATGATGAGATTTTTGTCATTACAGTCAATAATGTTAATCAAGCTCCTGTCCTTGATGCTATTTCTGACTTTAGTATTGCTGAGAATGCTTCAATAACAACTGTTAATGCAAATGATTCAGGTGACGATTTAGATGGTGATTTTGAGGCCATAACATATTCGTGTTTATATGACACCGTTATTGATGGGGTGGTATCAATAGGTTCAAATTGTACGACACTAACGGGAGTCAGTTTAAATACCGCAACAGGTGAGCTCGATTGGACTCCTGATTATGATCAATCTGGAAATTATGAATTTAGAATTATAGGTAGTGATGGTACGTTAGATGATGACGAAATATTTGTTATTAACGTAACAAATACTAATCGTGCACCAGTCTTAGATCCAATTGGTGATCAAACAGTTGCAGAAAATTCTTCGCTATCAACTATCAATGCTGCTGATGGAGCAGACGACTTAGATGTTGATCTAGATACCATTACTTATAACTGTGAATACGATTCTGTCATTGATGGGGCAGTGACGAGTGGAACTGATTGTTCTCTACTTCCAGGAGCATCTTTTGTAATCGCAACAGGGGTTCTAAATTGGACTCCTAATTTCTCTCAGGCAGGAACTTATGAGTTTAAGATTGTTGGGAGTGATGGAAGCCTAAGTGATGATGAGATATTTTCAATCACTGTAAATAATGTCAATCGTGCCCCTGTATTAGATAGTATTTCCGATGCATCAGTAAATGAGAATTCAGCTTTAACTACGATTAATGCAGCTGACGGTGCTGATGATTTAGATATTGATTTAGATACAATTACTTATTCATGTACTTTCGATACTACTGTTGATGGAAGTGTCGCAGGTGCCAATTGTTCGACTCTATCAGGTGTTACATTTAATACCTCAACAGGGGAGCTTGATTGGACGCCAAATTATAGTCAAGCCGGAAGCTATGAGTTTCAAGTTAATGGTAGTGATGGAAGCTTAAGTGATAATGAAATATTTGTCGTCACTGTTAATAATGTCAACCAGCCTCCAGTCCTAGATAGTATTTCAAATCAATCTGTCGCGGAAAACTCTGTGATGACTCCAATTAATGCCGGTGATGGTGGAGACGACTTAGATAATGACAATGATGCGATCTCTTATACATGTATCTATGATACTGTCGTAAATGGTAGTGTCAGTGGTGCAAATTGTGCGTCTCTTACTGGAGCTAGCTTTAATGGTACGACAGGAGTTTTAAATTGGACTCCTAATTATGATCAGTCTGGTTCATATGAGTTTCAAATAACTGGATCAGATGGAAGTTTAAGTGACTCTGAGATTTTTAGCGTTACGGTTACAAATACAAATCGTGCTCCTGTACTAGATTCTATCGCAGATATCGTTGTTTCTGAAAACTCTGCGATGTCGAGTGTGAATGCTGCAGATGGGGGAGATGATTTAGATGCTGATTTAGATTCTATTTCATATTCATGTACATATGACACAGTTGTTGATGGTGCTGTTGCAAGTGCTACTTCTTGTACATCGTTGTCAGGGGTTTCATTCTCCGCGACGACCGGGGTAATGGATTGGACACCTGATTATACTCAATCTGGTAATTATGAATTTAAAATTGTCGCTAGTGATGGAAGCTTAAGTGATGATGAAATCTTTAGTGTAACAGTTAATAATGTAAATGCTCCTCCTGTTCTTGATGCAATCGCTGATCAAAATAGTGCAATTGAAAATACTCCTATCACAACTGTTAATGCATCAGATGGGGGAGACGATCTTGATCTCGATGGTCAGGCGCTAACTTATTCATGTACATACGATATCAATATTGATGGTAGTGTTTCAGGCTCAAGCTGTACGAGCTTAACAGGAGTCAGCTTTAATATCTCGACAGGTGTTATGGACTGGACTCCTGACTTAACCCAAGATGGTGAGTATGAGTTTATGATTACGGCAACAGACGGTAGTTTAACGGATAACGAAATATTTGCAATCGTTGTAGCCGACCTTCCAGGGCCTTCTTATAATGAAACATTTGCTTCGACAGGGGTTACGACGTGGTCTCAATCTGCAACTGATGATGGAAATTGGTCTGTCGATCCTGATACTACTCCAAGCTCTGGAACTGGTCCTAGTTCTCCAACAGATGGTACTTATTATGCTTTCATTGAGTCATCGAGTAATTATAATAATACTCATGTGATAGAAAGTCCGGTTTTCAATACGGTTACTGATAAGTATGTGATTGAATTTGATTGGCATATGTATGGTGCCGCGATGGGAGAGTTAAATTTAGAGTATTCTCTTGATGGTGGAAGTACATGGGAGCCAAGCATTCTTTGGGGCCAATCTGGAGATCAAGGAAATTCATGGTTCTCTGAAAGTATTAACTTATGTGAATCTTTCCCCGGTTCAACAACTACAATGGTTCGCTTTAGAGGAGTGACAGGTAGTACCTATACCTCAGATATGGCCTTAGATAATATTCGACTTACTGCAGGACATCCATGTGATATCCCTCCTGTTATTTCTTCAGTTGCCGATCAAAATTCGTTAATTAGTACAGCAACAACTCCGATTCCATTTACTATTGGTGATGCTGATTCGACGATAACTTGTTCTGGTTCAGTAACTGGAAGTTCTAGTAATACTGCTCTACTTAGTAATGCAAATATTGTTATTGGTGGAACGGCCCCTAACTGTACAGTTACGCTAACTCCAAATGCTGGTGTTAAAGATACGAGCGTTGTTACACTTGCTCTTACAGATGGAAACTCGACCGTTTATGAAATATTTAATTATCAGACGGTTGAGCAATTTGACATTTCTCCAGAGGTTTTAAGTAGTCTTGATATTGAACCCGGAGAAATTGGAGATGAGTCTATTTTAACTGTGACGAATAATGGAACGATTTCAACAGGTACAATTCAATCTCCAGTTATTACTGGAGACACAAGTAATTTTGAAGTCGTTGTTGATAATTGTACGGGAATCTCTTTAGGAGCAGGAGCAAGTTGTACAATCAGTGTTCGTGGTGTTGAAACGGCCGCAACAACATACACAGGTAGTCTAACTGTTTCAGATGGAACATATACAACACCTACTGTTTCATTATCTGGTAAACAAATTAATCCGTTTAAGACGACTTGGAGAACGACGGCTGTGAATGAAGTTGTCACTTTACCACTTGTAGCAACTTATAATTATAATTTTACAGTTGATTGGGGTGACGGAACACCTGTTCAGACAATTACATCAGATACTGATGCAAATAAGGCCCATACTTATGCAAGTGCTGGTGACTATCAAGTGAAGATTGTTGGTACATTTGAGGGAATGGATTTTCTCAATGGTGCTTATACTAATCAACATCAATTAATTTCAGTCGAATCTCTTGGAGAAGTTGGTTGGGTAAGTTTATCTCGAGCATTTTACAATTGTAATCAACTTACGACTTTTGTTGCAGGTACGGCGTCAACTGGTATTACGTCGCTTGAATATACTTTTATGAATAATACGTCTTTAACTTCAGTTGATATGACCGGGCTTGATACAAGTAGTGTTGTAACAATGTCCTATATGTTTAATGGGGCGACAGCTTTGACAACACTTGATTTATCTGGATTTAATACTTCAAATGTTGATTCGATGACACAGGTTTTTTCTAATATGGGGAGTCTGACTAGTTTAAATATTTCTAATTTCGATACAAGTAATGTTTTAAGTTTCATTAGTATGTTTCAGGGAGTTACTAATCTGACTTCTCTTGATCTGTCTCACTTTGATACTTCTAGTGCTCTTTATATGACTGCGATGTTTAAAGACATGAGAAATCTTACGTCTCTTAATATCTCAAATTTTAACACTGCAAGTGTGACGAATATGAAGGAGATGTTTAAGTATGTTCAAAGTTTAACGACTTTAAACCTATCAAATTTTAATACAGGAAATGTAACGAATATGGAGGGGATGTTCTTCCATGTGGATTCTCTCACAACATTAGACTTATCAAGTTTTGATACGAGTAAAGTTACTAATATGAGAGATATGTTTTACTGGAACACTAATATGCTTTCAATGAATCTCTCTTCATTTAATACTGCAAATGTCACTACGATGGAGAGAATGTTTGCAAGTAATACTCTTTTATCTAGTCTTAATGTTTCTAATTTTGACACGACAAAAGTTACGACAATGAAGAGTATGTTCTCTGGTCTTGATACACTAACAACATTAGATCTTTCAAGTTTCAATACTGCCAATGTTACTGATATGTCTTATATGTTTTCATCGGGCATTAGTTTAACTTCGCTAAATATTTCAAGCTTTAATACTTCTAAGGTTAGGTATATGCAGTATCTATTTAGCAATCTTAATTCTTTACCAAGTTTAAGTGTGGCCCACTTTGATACTGCCATTGTTGAAAATATGGATCGAATGTTTAGTGGGATGAGTACTATTACAACTTTAGACCTAAGTATGCTTGATACATCGAATGTTACGAATATGACGGCTACTTTTTCAAATATGACTGCATTAACTTCTTTAAATCTTACAGGCTTCGAAACTAATAGTGTGACGAGAATGGAGAGGATGTTTGATGGCACCTCTTCTTTAGCAACTCTTGATTTGACAAGTTTTGATACTTCTCTCGTTACAACAATGACGTATATGTTTTCTGGTATGGACTCTTTAACAAGTCTTGATATTTCAACATTTGACACTTCATCTGTGACAAATTTTGCTTATATGTTTAGAGATACTATTTTATCAGTTATTGATCTAACGCATTTTAATACTTCAAGTGCAACTAGCTTCGTAGGGATGTTCTATTTCGCTAATGGAGTTTCATCAATTAATATGGCAGGACTTAATACATCAAGTGTAACATCGATGACTTGGATGTTTAGATATGCGGATGTCTTGGCCGTTGATGCGACAGGGTGGGATCTTACAAGTGTAGCAAGTAGTACTGATATGTGGACGTCTTCAAATGCTTTTCTTGTTTTAACATGTGACCAAGGAGGCTCGCCTGGTACAGGTGATATCTTCGGAGAACCTTGTAATTAA
- a CDS encoding SDR family NAD(P)-dependent oxidoreductase: MYFRLNNCKHALIIGAGHGIGLGIVQNLLENYSGMHVTATYRKRESALDLLSLEKLFPNNLHVYQLDPTKEEQIKNMALELVDSSFDLIINSVGMLHDIELNPEKSLKEFDPENFIRIIQVNAMVTPLIGKYFEKNLSNTPSLFASISAKVGSIEDNKIGGWYSYRTSKAALNMLIKNISIEFERKRKKCVVLAIHPGTTKTILSEPFIGRTSYIIHETHETASNILNTINNRELSETGKFLSWDGGEIPW; encoded by the coding sequence ATGTATTTTCGACTCAATAACTGTAAGCATGCCCTAATAATTGGTGCCGGTCATGGAATTGGACTTGGGATAGTGCAAAATTTATTAGAGAACTACTCAGGTATGCACGTCACAGCAACCTATCGAAAAAGAGAAAGTGCCTTAGATTTATTAAGCCTAGAAAAGTTATTTCCTAATAACTTACATGTATACCAGTTAGATCCTACTAAAGAAGAGCAGATAAAAAACATGGCCCTAGAACTTGTTGATAGCTCTTTTGATCTGATAATTAATAGCGTCGGAATGCTTCATGACATAGAACTTAATCCAGAAAAATCTCTTAAAGAATTTGATCCTGAGAATTTTATTAGAATTATTCAAGTGAACGCAATGGTTACACCACTCATTGGAAAGTATTTTGAAAAGAATCTAAGTAATACTCCTAGCCTTTTTGCAAGTATTTCAGCAAAAGTAGGAAGTATCGAAGATAATAAGATTGGTGGTTGGTACAGCTACCGAACTTCAAAAGCGGCACTGAATATGCTTATAAAAAATATCTCTATCGAATTCGAAAGAAAGAGAAAAAAATGTGTAGTTCTTGCTATTCATCCAGGAACGACTAAAACAATATTATCCGAACCATTTATAGGTAGAACTTCCTACATAATTCACGAGACACACGAAACAGCTTCTAATATACTTAATACCATTAATAATAGAGAACTTAGTGAAACTGGAAAGTTTCTATCTTGGGACGGCGGAGAAATTCCATGGTAA
- a CDS encoding AarF/ABC1/UbiB kinase family protein translates to MKKINKIKNKFISRQVGVAKLALKMGKDVWSKRNEDLKNKLSGGIGPHVELIVNELGVMKGSLMKAGQLLSTYASAFLPPEAQKVLKQLESQSYYLEWEQIKDQVPKSFLEQLEIEEKPIAAASLGQVHLAHYNGVDYAMKIQYKGVRKAIKNDVKALKILMKLLNVIPKEVDLKEIYSEIEEMLFLETDYQAEAKSINEFRKLLSEYPQYKIPEVLEDFSNEQVLTMEYLDGHSLRDLDQLNLSQEDRNELGRDFMRLMFLELFQFKKVQTDVHMGNYILLPNNRWGLIDFGASKTPPDNFLKGYQTLIIACANLDRELFFSNLYEMEYLSKNKKTNEDFFWEYAKIIAAPFQGGVYDWGRSNVADKVMEMAPQLMKEVAVGNPSRHTVFLDRKIGGVFFVLHKLGAQFDVRALLDECLL, encoded by the coding sequence ATGAAGAAAATAAATAAAATAAAAAATAAGTTCATCTCAAGACAAGTAGGGGTTGCAAAACTCGCTTTAAAAATGGGAAAAGACGTTTGGTCTAAACGTAATGAAGATTTAAAAAATAAATTGAGTGGTGGTATTGGTCCTCACGTGGAACTCATTGTAAATGAGCTCGGTGTGATGAAGGGCTCTCTCATGAAAGCTGGTCAATTACTATCGACTTATGCAAGTGCGTTTCTACCGCCTGAAGCGCAAAAAGTATTAAAGCAGTTAGAGAGTCAGTCTTACTATCTAGAGTGGGAACAAATTAAAGATCAAGTTCCTAAAAGTTTTTTAGAACAACTTGAGATAGAAGAGAAACCAATCGCGGCTGCAAGTCTTGGCCAAGTTCATCTTGCTCACTATAACGGTGTTGATTACGCCATGAAGATTCAGTACAAGGGTGTCAGAAAGGCAATCAAGAATGATGTGAAGGCCCTAAAAATCTTAATGAAGTTACTCAATGTCATACCAAAAGAAGTAGACTTAAAAGAAATCTATAGTGAAATTGAAGAGATGCTCTTTCTTGAAACTGATTATCAAGCAGAGGCTAAGTCTATAAATGAGTTTCGAAAATTATTAAGTGAATACCCGCAATACAAAATACCTGAAGTCTTAGAGGATTTTAGTAATGAGCAGGTTTTAACGATGGAATATCTTGATGGCCATAGCCTAAGAGATCTTGACCAATTAAATCTATCTCAAGAAGATCGAAACGAGCTTGGTAGAGATTTCATGAGACTTATGTTCTTAGAGCTTTTCCAGTTTAAAAAAGTTCAGACAGATGTTCATATGGGTAATTATATTTTATTACCAAATAACCGCTGGGGTTTAATTGATTTTGGTGCTTCAAAAACTCCACCAGACAATTTCTTGAAGGGCTATCAAACTCTAATCATCGCCTGCGCTAATCTTGATCGCGAGTTATTCTTCTCAAACCTCTATGAGATGGAATACCTATCTAAGAATAAAAAAACAAATGAAGACTTCTTCTGGGAGTATGCCAAAATTATAGCTGCACCTTTTCAGGGTGGGGTCTATGATTGGGGTCGCTCCAACGTTGCAGATAAGGTTATGGAAATGGCCCCTCAGCTAATGAAGGAGGTCGCCGTAGGAAATCCTTCAAGACATACCGTTTTTCTAGATCGAAAGATAGGTGGTGTTTTCTTTGTTCTTCACAAACTAGGTGCTCAATTTGATGTACGTGCCCTGCTTGATGAGTGTCTTCTTTAG